The Solibacillus sp. FSL W7-1436 genome window below encodes:
- a CDS encoding pyroglutamyl-peptidase I, which produces MEKLLLTGFEPFLANPINPTMEIVQALNGKSVGQFEIVGHVLSVDFAKAPEQFMALVEEVKPTMIVSLGLAAGITKISPERVALNVKDGEKDNAGNAFEDAPIKEDGDVAYLSTLPIRKIVNRLNSAGYPTAISNSAGTYLCNNIMYEGLYYAAKNEAIRAAGFIHIPASFELAIEHGRIPGWSMRDLTAAIELALEVCVKNVELAGKV; this is translated from the coding sequence ATGGAGAAATTATTATTAACAGGATTTGAACCGTTTTTAGCAAATCCGATCAACCCTACAATGGAAATCGTGCAGGCCTTAAACGGAAAATCAGTCGGTCAGTTCGAAATTGTCGGCCATGTATTATCTGTGGATTTTGCAAAAGCACCGGAACAGTTTATGGCACTGGTTGAAGAAGTAAAGCCGACGATGATCGTTTCATTAGGATTGGCGGCAGGAATCACGAAAATTTCTCCGGAACGCGTTGCATTGAATGTAAAAGACGGGGAAAAGGACAATGCGGGAAATGCATTTGAAGATGCACCGATTAAAGAGGACGGGGATGTGGCATATTTGTCGACATTGCCGATCCGGAAAATTGTCAACCGCTTGAATTCAGCAGGTTATCCGACAGCAATATCGAATTCGGCAGGTACGTATTTATGCAATAATATTATGTATGAAGGCTTATACTATGCTGCAAAGAATGAAGCAATCCGTGCTGCAGGTTTCATCCATATTCCTGCATCATTCGAGCTGGCGATCGAGCACGGCCGAATTCCCGGCTGGTCTATGCGCGATTTGACAGCCGCCATTGAACTCGCACTCGAGGTATGTGTTAAAAATGTGGAGCTGGCAGGGAAAGTATAA
- a CDS encoding metal ABC transporter ATP-binding protein produces MKKPLIELKDVSFQYEYTQALKNISLRVNEGDFLALIGQNGSGKSTLLKLILGLLKPVSGEIKLFGQQANHFKHREWIGYVSQKSNAFNSGFPATVEEVVKSGLSQKVGLFKRYPKDADFLVKGALKDVGMEKFLKRNIGQLSGGQQQRVFIARALVADPKLLILDEPTVGIDRENVQAFYDMLAHLNKHHNMTMILVTHDVDTVSDRVSHVACLNQSIHFHGYKNDFDTISEEQIASWNGHSVRKIH; encoded by the coding sequence ATGAAAAAACCATTGATTGAATTGAAGGATGTCTCCTTTCAATATGAATACACACAAGCATTGAAAAATATTTCGCTGCGTGTCAATGAAGGCGACTTTTTGGCATTGATCGGACAAAACGGTTCCGGTAAATCGACACTTTTGAAATTAATTTTAGGCCTGTTGAAGCCCGTGTCTGGGGAAATCAAATTATTTGGCCAACAGGCAAACCATTTTAAACACCGCGAATGGATCGGCTATGTTTCGCAAAAATCCAATGCCTTTAACTCGGGGTTTCCTGCCACGGTCGAAGAAGTCGTGAAAAGCGGTTTATCGCAAAAGGTCGGGCTCTTTAAACGCTATCCAAAAGATGCGGACTTTTTAGTGAAAGGTGCTCTAAAAGATGTCGGCATGGAGAAATTTCTGAAACGGAATATTGGACAGCTTTCAGGCGGGCAGCAGCAGCGTGTGTTCATCGCACGTGCTTTAGTGGCCGATCCAAAGCTCCTTATTTTGGATGAACCGACAGTCGGCATTGACCGCGAAAATGTGCAGGCATTCTATGATATGCTCGCACATTTGAATAAGCATCACAATATGACAATGATTTTAGTGACACATGATGTGGATACGGTTTCGGATCGTGTCAGTCATGTCGCATGCTTAAATCAGTCCATCCATTTCCACGGATACAAAAATGATTTTGATACGATTTCGGAAGAACAGATTGCTAGCTGGAACGGCCACTCTGTTCGAAAGATACATTAA
- a CDS encoding metal ABC transporter permease codes for MIEAILNYEFLQNAFFSGLVIGIIAPLLGVFIVVRRLSLIADALSHVTLAGIAGSLYLSQSFAALALLNPIYLGIIASVSGSILIERLRRLYKHYEELAIPIIMSGGIGVSAIFISLASGFSTDLMSYLFGSVSAVSRQDLYVVLAIAVVVVLFLILFFKELFVLSFDEEYAKASGLPAKWIHLLFMIVVALVIAASMRIVGILLVSSLMTLPVAAAMRLARGFKEAIILAIVFGELAVVIGLISAFYLNLAPGGTIVVTSILILLLVILIKKLVLKFSIKTEGEEVL; via the coding sequence ATGATTGAAGCTATATTAAACTATGAATTTTTACAAAACGCCTTTTTTTCAGGGCTTGTTATTGGCATAATTGCACCACTACTAGGTGTATTTATCGTAGTAAGACGTTTATCGCTCATTGCGGATGCACTGTCGCATGTCACACTGGCGGGGATTGCCGGGAGTCTGTACTTGAGTCAATCATTTGCAGCGCTGGCATTGCTGAACCCGATTTATTTAGGGATTATCGCATCAGTGAGCGGTTCGATTTTAATTGAACGATTACGCAGACTGTATAAACATTATGAAGAGCTTGCGATTCCGATCATTATGTCCGGCGGGATCGGTGTGAGTGCGATTTTTATTTCACTTGCAAGCGGATTTAGTACGGATCTGATGAGCTATTTATTCGGCTCGGTATCTGCTGTATCACGCCAGGATCTATATGTTGTACTGGCAATTGCGGTCGTAGTCGTATTATTTTTAATCCTGTTTTTCAAGGAGCTTTTCGTATTGTCATTCGACGAAGAATATGCGAAGGCGAGCGGTCTGCCCGCGAAATGGATTCATCTATTATTTATGATTGTTGTTGCACTCGTAATCGCAGCAAGTATGCGGATTGTCGGCATTCTGCTTGTTTCAAGCTTAATGACATTACCGGTAGCTGCAGCGATGCGTTTGGCTCGCGGATTTAAAGAAGCGATCATTTTAGCGATTGTATTTGGAGAGCTTGCGGTAGTGATCGGACTCATTTCTGCCTTTTACCTGAACTTGGCACCGGGCGGAACAATTGTTGTCACATCGATTTTGATCTTGCTGCTTGTAATTCTGATTAAAAAACTTGTATTGAAATTTTCAATTAAGACGGAAGGGGAAGAAGTACTGTGA
- a CDS encoding Fur family transcriptional regulator, giving the protein MNAERAWEILKDNGYKKTDKRELILDMFAATDKYLTARDLLSVLKKDFPGMSFDTIYRNLATFVELDILEETELNGERNFRMHCESDHHHHHFICRDCGNVKELSVCPMEMLGEKLPGYAVEAHKFEIYGKCPECL; this is encoded by the coding sequence GTGAATGCAGAGCGCGCGTGGGAAATATTAAAGGACAATGGCTATAAAAAGACGGATAAACGAGAGTTGATTTTGGATATGTTTGCAGCTACAGACAAATATTTGACTGCCCGTGATCTGTTATCAGTATTGAAAAAAGATTTCCCCGGAATGAGTTTTGATACAATTTACCGTAACTTGGCTACTTTTGTGGAGCTTGATATTTTAGAAGAGACAGAATTGAACGGTGAGCGTAATTTCCGTATGCATTGTGAGTCGGATCACCATCACCACCACTTTATTTGCCGTGATTGCGGAAATGTAAAGGAACTGTCTGTTTGCCCGATGGAAATGCTCGGTGAAAAACTGCCGGGCTATGCTGTTGAAGCCCATAAGTTTGAGATTTACGGCAAATGTCCGGAATGTTTATAG
- a CDS encoding isopropylmalate synthase, producing MKTIQVLQWFENLKGMNDSELKDFAKQQGLELSLEEVQKLQKILRHANISWALTGIPKEVQKKVHKLLGDKRYKKLMKLVGM from the coding sequence ATGAAGACAATTCAGGTACTGCAATGGTTTGAGAACTTAAAAGGAATGAATGACAGCGAGTTAAAGGATTTTGCAAAACAGCAGGGGCTGGAACTGAGCCTCGAAGAAGTTCAGAAGCTGCAGAAAATTTTGAGGCATGCCAATATCAGCTGGGCTCTTACCGGCATTCCTAAAGAAGTGCAAAAAAAAGTGCATAAGCTGCTTGGGGATAAACGCTACAAAAAATTGATGAAACTCGTCGGAATGTAG
- the dacB gene encoding D-alanyl-D-alanine carboxypeptidase/D-alanyl-D-alanine endopeptidase, whose protein sequence is MKKIFQLVILFALFFTLPIQSFASVNGAITTHLGKSNAAVTIRDAESGKIVYSQNGDKLMRPASNMKLVSGAAALSILGEDYRFKTDLYIDGIIVNDTLNGNVYIKGSGDPTLKKDDFLEFAKVLKRNGIRTINGHLIGDDTAFSGSTLPPGVLKSDETYYFGARTSAITMSQNNDFDASTVIITAKPGKVGAKPSYSIEPNLSGMVISNQAKTVKKGSRNTIAIKRAYNTNRIVISGNLPQGSSKKEWVTLQDPSKNTMQAIKQTLQGTGLKFVKSSKVELGKVPNKATLLYTNESRTLAAIFPAFMKLSNNSIADILVKAMGKEELGEGSTNKGVTLLKKYSASLNIPVTNWRFADGSGLSNSNRVTSNGLSQLLFKVQKEPYFDTFFDSLPVAGNKERMVGGTLKSRLTNSALHNRIFAKTGYIPNVYTLSGYMKGQSGKQYIFSILLENKSSGTVYIDRAMAALVKNL, encoded by the coding sequence GTGAAGAAAATATTCCAGCTCGTCATTTTATTTGCACTATTCTTTACGTTGCCTATTCAAAGTTTCGCATCGGTCAATGGTGCAATAACAACACATTTAGGGAAAAGTAATGCCGCGGTGACGATACGTGACGCGGAAAGCGGAAAAATCGTCTATTCGCAAAACGGGGACAAGCTGATGCGACCGGCTTCGAATATGAAATTAGTGTCTGGTGCTGCCGCTTTGTCGATTTTAGGTGAGGACTACCGTTTTAAAACGGATTTATATATCGACGGTATTATTGTCAACGATACGTTGAATGGAAATGTGTACATAAAGGGCAGCGGCGATCCGACGTTGAAAAAAGACGACTTTTTGGAATTTGCCAAAGTATTGAAGCGTAATGGGATACGCACGATCAACGGTCACTTGATCGGGGACGATACTGCATTTTCCGGCAGTACATTACCACCGGGTGTTCTAAAGTCCGATGAGACGTATTACTTCGGGGCACGTACTTCTGCAATCACAATGTCACAAAACAATGACTTTGATGCAAGTACGGTCATTATTACAGCCAAGCCAGGTAAAGTCGGGGCCAAACCGAGCTATTCGATCGAGCCGAATTTAAGCGGTATGGTCATATCCAATCAGGCCAAAACAGTGAAAAAAGGAAGTCGTAATACGATAGCGATCAAGCGTGCCTACAACACGAACCGCATCGTTATTTCCGGGAATCTTCCACAAGGGAGCAGCAAGAAGGAATGGGTAACATTGCAGGACCCGTCGAAAAATACAATGCAGGCGATTAAACAGACGCTGCAAGGGACTGGTCTTAAATTTGTGAAGAGTTCGAAAGTGGAATTAGGCAAAGTTCCGAATAAGGCAACATTGCTCTATACAAATGAATCACGTACATTGGCAGCCATTTTCCCAGCATTCATGAAGCTGAGCAATAACAGTATTGCCGATATTCTTGTAAAAGCGATGGGTAAAGAGGAACTTGGCGAAGGCAGTACAAATAAAGGTGTCACATTACTGAAGAAATACAGTGCATCACTCAATATTCCTGTTACAAACTGGCGTTTTGCAGATGGATCGGGGCTGTCCAATTCAAACCGTGTCACATCGAACGGTCTTTCACAGCTTTTATTCAAAGTACAAAAAGAACCGTATTTCGATACATTTTTTGATTCGTTGCCAGTCGCCGGCAATAAAGAGCGAATGGTCGGCGGAACATTAAAAAGCCGTTTAACAAACAGTGCGCTGCATAATAGAATTTTTGCAAAAACGGGCTATATCCCAAATGTATATACGTTATCAGGATATATGAAAGGCCAAAGCGGTAAGCAATATATTTTCTCGATTTTACTGGAAAATAAATCGAGTGGGACAGTATATATCGACCGTGCAATGGCAGCACTTGTAAAAAACTTATAG
- a CDS encoding deoxyribonuclease IV translates to MLLGSHVSMSGKKMLLGASEEALSYGANTFMIYTGAPQNTRRKPIEDLNIMKGLLHMKENGLSNIVVHAPYIINLGNTTKPETFELGVNFLQEEIKRTAALEATQIVLHPGAHVGAGVDAGIERIVEGLNEVLTQDYPVQIALETMAGKGTEIGRTFEELARIIDGVTNNERLSICMDTCHIHDAGYDVVNDFDGVLNEFDKIIGLDRLKVLHINDSKNVCGAGKDRHENIGFGEIGFEAMHYIVHHPQLMHLPKILETPFVGPDAKNKKAPYLHEIAMLRNSEFQPALIDALRE, encoded by the coding sequence ATGTTATTAGGTTCACATGTTTCAATGAGCGGAAAGAAAATGCTGCTAGGTGCCAGTGAAGAAGCATTAAGCTATGGTGCCAATACTTTTATGATCTATACAGGTGCACCCCAAAATACGCGCAGAAAACCGATTGAAGATTTAAATATTATGAAGGGCCTGCTCCATATGAAAGAGAACGGCCTTTCCAATATTGTTGTTCATGCACCTTACATTATTAATTTAGGGAATACGACAAAGCCGGAAACTTTTGAGCTTGGCGTAAACTTTTTGCAGGAAGAGATTAAACGTACCGCTGCATTGGAAGCTACACAGATCGTGCTGCACCCCGGTGCCCATGTCGGTGCAGGCGTTGATGCGGGTATTGAACGGATTGTAGAAGGACTAAATGAAGTGCTGACACAGGACTACCCTGTACAGATTGCACTTGAAACAATGGCAGGCAAAGGTACTGAAATCGGTCGTACATTTGAAGAATTGGCACGTATTATCGATGGCGTGACAAACAATGAACGCCTGTCAATTTGTATGGACACTTGCCATATTCATGATGCCGGCTACGATGTTGTGAATGACTTTGACGGTGTGTTAAATGAATTCGACAAAATTATCGGGTTGGACCGTTTAAAAGTACTGCATATCAATGATTCGAAAAATGTGTGTGGTGCTGGTAAAGACCGACATGAAAATATCGGTTTTGGCGAAATCGGTTTTGAGGCGATGCACTATATTGTCCATCATCCACAGTTAATGCATTTACCGAAAATATTGGAAACACCATTTGTCGGCCCGGATGCAAAAAACAAAAAAGCGCCGTATTTACACGAAATTGCGATGCTTCGCAATAGTGAATTCCAGCCAGCATTAATTGATGCATTACGCGAATAA
- a CDS encoding leucine-rich repeat protein, whose protein sequence is MKKALFTLMITLFVLMITTNSVQASEQKSFGDVTYKIVTLENGKQEVHITGLTTHKNSIVIPEKIEGLPVVELVDQALYMDRSDYASDGTYSEWDLPGYKDLFITDIKLPKTLKRIGDRALANHMIEKISLPEGLEEIGYMAFASNDLTTIAVPKSVKKIGGNIVKGNPIKTYSVPPSFEKSESKKSGNFLYEKFSRNGKTEIRITGHAFKKAQTKITVPSQIGGFPVTEIGDYAFAHESSVLGHDTGYSPQFFKEVVLPETIRVIGDHALSGVYYDNNNRDFTLPRDLEVIGDYAFKDNFITNKGKNLKLPAKLKSIGKAAFQGNRLKAVTIPSTVASIGKYAFENNSLTDVTVGSNVKDIAAGAFRGNEISSLTLPKQLDSIGAEAFAYNKLRRLILPSSVESIGDFAFTYNVLEDVALPAGLQSIGDGAFIENKLTVLKVPGEVKNLPFNVIAENPLQAIILQGSSTKVLSYTATRRIYEMKYYNVMEKLDNVYVDKNFKEIWSNWDKVNSEPGILYVTWKGKEPVVYEGDIDVPVDEKQEIPNGEQPVTEKPVPSNRSFSDTENHWAKDTIADFVARGIISGYPDGTFRPNAPMQRKHVASILVKVYDLKPALAPVEFKDVTSNHPNQEAISKLQQAGVIHGSDGLFRPNETLTRGQMAKILVLASNFTPGGQKNFPDVPRTYWAHDYIAALADLNIVGGSNGQFNPNGAVTRGQFVGMLDKTLKVMENKQ, encoded by the coding sequence TTGAAAAAAGCACTATTTACATTAATGATCACACTGTTCGTTCTGATGATTACGACAAATTCGGTTCAAGCATCAGAACAAAAGTCTTTTGGCGATGTCACATATAAAATTGTTACACTTGAAAATGGTAAACAAGAGGTACATATTACGGGATTGACGACACATAAAAACAGCATTGTTATTCCTGAAAAAATTGAAGGGCTGCCCGTTGTTGAGTTAGTCGATCAAGCACTTTATATGGATCGATCAGATTATGCTTCCGATGGGACATATTCCGAATGGGATCTGCCGGGCTATAAAGATCTCTTCATTACTGATATAAAATTACCGAAAACACTTAAGCGGATAGGCGATCGAGCACTTGCTAACCATATGATTGAGAAAATTTCCCTGCCGGAAGGACTGGAGGAGATCGGGTACATGGCATTCGCCAGCAATGATCTGACAACAATTGCTGTTCCGAAGTCTGTGAAAAAAATAGGCGGCAATATCGTGAAGGGCAATCCAATTAAAACCTATTCAGTACCGCCTTCATTTGAAAAATCTGAAAGTAAAAAATCAGGGAACTTTCTTTACGAAAAGTTTTCGCGTAATGGAAAAACAGAAATTCGAATAACGGGACATGCATTTAAAAAAGCCCAAACGAAAATAACTGTACCAAGTCAAATAGGCGGATTCCCTGTGACAGAGATCGGCGATTATGCATTTGCCCATGAGAGCAGCGTACTAGGTCATGATACAGGCTATTCACCACAATTTTTTAAAGAAGTAGTGCTGCCGGAAACGATTCGTGTTATTGGGGACCATGCCCTGTCAGGAGTATATTACGACAATAATAATCGGGATTTTACATTACCGCGTGATTTAGAAGTAATTGGAGATTATGCATTTAAGGATAACTTCATTACGAATAAAGGAAAGAATTTAAAATTGCCGGCAAAACTGAAAAGTATCGGGAAAGCTGCTTTTCAGGGGAACAGATTAAAGGCTGTAACCATTCCATCTACTGTTGCATCAATCGGCAAGTATGCATTTGAAAACAATAGTCTGACGGACGTAACAGTCGGCAGCAATGTAAAAGATATTGCGGCAGGCGCATTTCGCGGGAACGAGATTTCATCCCTGACATTACCGAAACAGTTGGATTCAATTGGAGCAGAGGCTTTTGCTTATAACAAATTACGCAGATTAATTTTACCGTCATCGGTCGAATCGATTGGGGATTTTGCATTCACCTATAATGTATTGGAGGATGTCGCTCTGCCGGCCGGTCTTCAGTCAATTGGCGATGGGGCATTTATAGAAAATAAGCTGACCGTCTTAAAAGTACCGGGCGAAGTGAAAAACCTGCCATTTAATGTGATCGCAGAGAATCCGCTGCAGGCGATTATATTACAAGGATCTTCTACGAAAGTATTATCTTATACGGCAACGAGAAGAATTTATGAAATGAAATACTATAATGTGATGGAAAAGTTGGATAATGTGTATGTGGATAAAAATTTCAAGGAGATTTGGTCAAATTGGGATAAGGTCAATTCCGAGCCTGGAATTTTATATGTAACGTGGAAGGGGAAAGAGCCTGTCGTTTATGAAGGGGATATTGATGTACCGGTTGATGAGAAACAAGAGATTCCAAATGGGGAACAACCTGTAACGGAAAAGCCTGTTCCATCCAATCGCTCATTTTCGGATACAGAAAACCACTGGGCCAAAGATACAATTGCCGATTTTGTGGCAAGAGGAATTATATCCGGTTATCCCGACGGTACATTCCGTCCGAATGCTCCGATGCAGCGCAAACATGTGGCGAGTATTTTAGTGAAGGTGTATGACTTGAAACCGGCTCTGGCACCTGTTGAGTTTAAGGATGTAACATCAAATCATCCAAACCAGGAGGCTATTTCCAAGTTGCAACAAGCTGGGGTAATTCACGGTTCAGATGGTCTATTTCGACCGAATGAAACATTGACGCGCGGTCAAATGGCAAAAATTTTGGTGCTGGCATCAAACTTTACTCCCGGCGGCCAAAAAAATTTCCCAGACGTTCCGCGTACCTACTGGGCGCATGATTATATTGCTGCACTTGCCGACCTTAATATTGTGGGGGGAAGTAACGGTCAATTTAATCCGAACGGCGCTGTTACACGCGGTCAGTTTGTAGGAATGCTGGATAAAACATTGAAAGTAATGGAAAATAAACAATAA